From the genome of Streptomyces xanthophaeus:
CGAACGTCGACACCGGCAAGATCGACTCGTGGGCGCTCCAGTTCTGAGACCGGGCGACGCGCGTGACTTCTGAGCCGCGATGAACAGGCGGGGGCGACCACAGGGCGGTCGCCCCCGCCGCGTTCCGTCACCCGGCCCATGCCGTTCCGCCGCCACATCCCCCGCCGGGCGGTCACAGCGGACGGCAAAAAAGAATAGGCAAGGAGATACACCACTCCTTGCCACTCTCAAGATATAGCGCACCAGGGGCCTTGCGGCAAGACCCCGGTCGTGCCGCAGAATCTCCCATCGAAGCCAGAACCTGACGAAAGCCGGGATTCGCGAAGTACGTCCGGCCATACCGGAGTACGGGTCCGCGGGACGCGGAGTAGCTGGCGAGACGCAACCTTTTCCATGGGGGATTTTGATGATCGACGTGATCGTGGCCGGCGGCGGACCGACCGGTCTGATGCTGGCCTGCGAACTGAGGCTGCACGGTGTGCAGGTGCTCGTGCTGGAGAAGGAGATGGAGCCGACCCCGTACGTGCGCGCACTCGGCCTCCACGTGCGCAGCATCGAGGTGATGGCCCAGCGCGGCCTGCTGGACCGGTTCCTCGCGCACGGTCGGCGCTACGAGGTCGGCGGCTTCTTCGCGGGCCTCGGCACGTCGTGGCCCGACGGGATGGACACCGCCCACTCGTACGTCCTCGGCATCCCGCAGACGATCACCGATCGCCTGCTGGCCGAGCGCGCCGCCGAGCTCGGCGCCGAGGTCCGGCGCGGCTGCGAACTGGTCGGGCTCAGCCAGGACGAGGAGGGGGTGAGCGTCGAGCTGGCCGACGGTACGCGGCTGCGCTCGCGCCACCTCGTCGGCTGTGACGGCGGCCGCAGTACGGTGCGCAAGCTGCTCGGCGTCGGCTTCCCCGGCGAGCCCTCCCGGGTCGAGACGCTGCTGGGCGAGATGGAGCTGACCGCGGAGCCCGAGACGCTGGCCGCCGTGATGGCCGAGGTGCGCAAGACACAGCTCCGCTTCGGCGCGGCGCCCTTCGGGAACGGGGTGTACCGCGTCGTCGTGCCCGCCGAGGGGGTGGCTGCGGACCGTGCCGTCCCGCCGACCTTCGAGGAGTTCAAGCAACGGCTGCGGGCCGTCGGCGGCACCGACTTCGGCGTGCATTCACCGCGCTGGCTGTCGCGGTTCGGCGACGCCACCCGGCAGGCCGAGCGCTACCGGGTCGGCCGGGTGCTGCTGGCCGGCGACGCGGCGCACATCCACCCGCCGACCGGCGGCCAGGGACTCAACCTCGGCGTCCAGGACGCCTTCAACCTCGGCTGGAAGCTGGCCGCCGAGGTGGGCGGCTGGGCTCCGGAGGGACTGCTGGACAGCTACGAGTCCGAACGGCATCCGGTGGCCGCCGCCGTGCTGGACAACACCCGCGCGCAGATGGAGCTGATGTCCACGGAGCCCGGCGCCCAGGCCGTGCGCCGGCTGCTGTCCGAGCTGATGGAGTTCGAGAACGTCAACCGGTACCTGATCGAGAAGATCACCGCCATCGGGCTCCGCTACGACTTCGGCGAGGGCCACGAACTGCTCGGCCGCCGGATGCGGGACATCGTGCTGAAGCGGGGGAGCCTCTACGAGCTGATGCACGGCGGCCGCGGCGTGCTGCTGGACCAGACCGGCCGCCTCTCGGTGGCGGGCTGGGCCGACCGCGTCGATCACGTCGTCGACGTCAGCGAGGAACTGGAGGTGCCCGCGGTACTGCTGAGGCCGGACGGCCATGTGGCGTGGGTCGGCGACGATCAGCAGGATCTGACCGACCGGCTGCCCACGTGGTTCGGCGCTGCCACGGACTAGGTTCTGATCTGCGTCGGTCGTTCTCGGCCGTGCGTGCCGGGAACGACCGTCCCGACGCCGGGCCATCCCACGGAGAAGTACAGGGCGGTGAACCAGCCGCCGCGCCCGGTGCGGCGGCTGTCCGTCGGCCGGGCCCTCACCCTCACCTTCGGGAGGTGGGAACGCAAAGGGTGCTGCAATGGACGCATGTGCCTCGAAGAGCTCCGCACCCTGCTGGCGCGGCACGCCCGCCCCGACTGGACCACTGCCGTCGACGGCGTCCTGATCTCGAAGGTCGACCGGCCGGATCCGCCCGCGCCCTCCATGTCGGGCACCGTCCTGGCCGTCATCGCCCAGGGCGCCAAACGACTCGCGCTGGGCGAAAGGGTCTACGAGTACGGAGCCGGGCAGTACCTGGTGGCATCCGTTGACCTGCCGGTCACCGGGCAGTTCACCCAGGCCGCCCCCGACCGGCCGGCCCTCGGCTTCGGCCTCGTGCTCGAACCGTCCGCCGTCGCCGAACTGCTGCTGCGGGCCGGTCCCGGGGACACCCCCCGTAGCGGCTCGGGCGCCGCGCCGTCGGGGATCGCCGTCAGTGACGCCCCGCCGGCCCTGCTCGACGCCGTGGTCCGGCTGCTGCGCCTGCTCGACGAACCCCGCGACCGTGCCGTGCTGGCCCCGCTGGTCAAGCGGGAGATCCTGTGGCGTGTGATCACCGGCGAGCAGGGCGCGGCGGTGCGCCAGCTCGGCCTCGCCGACAGCGGCCTCAGCCACGTCTCCCGGGCCGTGCGCTGGATCCGCGAGCACTACGCCGAGCCCTTCCGGGTCGAGGACGTGGCGCGGCTGTCCGGGATGAGCGTGTCCGCGTTCTACCGCCACTTCCAGGCGGTGACCGCGATGAGCCCCATCCAGTTCCAGAAACAGATCCGGCTCCAGGAGGCCCGGCTCCTGCTCGCCACGCACCCCGGTGATGTCACGGGGGTCGGCCACCGTGTCGGCTACGACAACCCGTCGCAGTTCAGCCGCGAGTACCGGCGCCAGTTCGGCGCGCCCCCGAGCCGGGACGCGGCCCGCCTGCGGAACACCGTACGCGCCCCGACCCCCGTCGGTGCCCTGCCCTGACGGAGGAGGATCGTGCAAGGAGGGGCGAGGATAGTTCTACTGTTTGTGCAGGTCAGAGCGATTCAATGGGATCAGAAGTTCTTCCGTGGAGCAGGGAAATGCCTGTCCGCCGCGGATCCCGTCACATCGCGAGGGGCACATCATGAAGACCGTTCTGATCACCGGTACCTCCTCCGGCTACGGGCGTGAGACCGCCCGCTACTTCCACGCGCAGGGGTGGAACGTCATCGCCACCATGCGGACGCCGCGCACGGGCGTCCTGCCCGAGTCGGACCGGCTCCGCGTCGTCGAACTCGACGTGACCGATCCCGGGAGCATCAGCGCCGCCCTCGACGTGGCGGGGCCCGTCGACGTCCTGGTCAACAACGCGGGCGTCCCCTCGATCGGAGTGTTCGAGGGCACCCCCATGGCCCGGGTACGGGAGGTGTTCGAGACCAACACGTTCGGCGTGATGGCCATGACGCAGGCGGTACTGCCCCGGTTCCGCGAGCGCGGCTCCGGCGTGGTGGTCAACGTGACCTCCAGCGTGGTGCTGGGCCACATGCCGCTCTCGGCCGTCTACAAGGCGAGCAAGATGGCCGTCGAGGGGTTCACCGCATCGCTCGCACTCGAACTCGCGCCCTTCGGCGTACAGGCCAAGACGGTCGAACCCGGCGCCTGCCTGACGACGAACTTCGCGCACAGGGCGACGCACGGCGAGTCGCCGGACGCACTGGTTCCGGCGCCCTACGCGGCCTTCGCGAAGAAGGTAATGGAGGAGTTCACGGGGCAGGACGTGTACACGAGGGAGAGCGACGTCGCCGAGACCGTGTGGCGGGCCGCCCACGACACGACCGGCCGGCTGCGATTCCCGGCCGGCGCCGACGCGGTCCGGCTCGCCCAGGCGAAGTGATCAGGAAGTCGGCGCGCGCGGGGCCCGGTAGGTGTCCGCCGGCAGGTCGTGCGGGACCGTGGCGGCCCCGTCGGCGCGTACGGCGTCCACCACCGTCTGATGCAGGAGGCGGCTGAACTCCTCCGATTCGCAGCGCACCGGACTGCCGGTCACGGTGAACCAGTCCGAGCCGCCGCTGTACTGCACCGCGACATGGGCTTCCGGGCTCGACCAGGTGGTGTGCACGGTCAGGTCGCCAGTGAGGACTCCCGCCTCGTCGGTGCGTACTCCGCCTCGTCCGGCGAAGACTCCTGTCGTCGTCCACGAAGCCCAGGTCATGGCGCATCGCCCCTCACCACGGAGTGCCTCTGATGCTTCCACGCTACGGCTGGTCCGGGATTCTCGCGCACTCGCCGCAGCGGGGGAGTCCCCGGGCGGGCCGGTGGCGGCGATCAGTGGCCGGCAGCCGCCTTGACCAGGGCGACCGCGGTGCCGATGGCCGCGTCCAGCGTGCCGGCCAGCAGGGCCAGGCCCGTGCCGCCACCCATGCGGATGCCGCCGTACCAGCCCCAGGTGAACAGCCCGGCGACGCTCACCCCGGCCGAGATCAGCAGGGCGGTGTCCACCGCCATCAGCCCGAGCGCCGCCGCACCGATCAGGACCAGCGGTCCCACGGCGGACAGCAGCAGGGGGCTGCTGACGGACAGCATGCGGCGCAGCTCGTGCCCGGTCGCCAGCCGGCCGTGGACGACACGGTGGGCCTGCTGGTCCGCGACCAGCGCGGCCAGCCAGAGGCCCACCGCGGTGGTCAGAACGGTCGCGGCGGCTCCGGTGGCGCTGATGTGGTCGGCACCCGCGAGTCCGATCACCACGGAGATCATGGTGATGGTCGCGTACAGACGCTCCTTCAGCCGCGCGGCGGCGAAGCGCGGATCGCGATCGAAGGCCAACTCGTCGTCCGCGCCGGGGATGGTGCCTCCGGGGGACCCGGCCGGGGGCGTCTCGTCAGGGGCCATGCCGCCTACGGTAGGGCGGGCCGGCGGCCCTGCCCCGCAGGCGGGCGGGCAGCGCGCCGTAGGGACGACCCGGCAGCACCCCCGCCGTCAACCTCGGGTCACGGCCCGTGCCACCGGGCCACGGCTCTCCGGCGGGCTCCCCGGACCCGCCGGCACACGCCGGGTCCGTCCGGACGCACCGGGCCGCACGGGGGTGGGGTCAGTGCGGAATGCTGTCGATCAGCTCCCGGGCGCCCTGCCGCAGGAGGGCGACGGCGACGGACGTGCCGAGCGTGGCCGGGTCGAGGCGGCCCGCCCACTCGTGCGCGTTCAGCACCTCCTTGCCGTCCGGCGAGAACACGCAGGCGCGCAGGGACAGATCCCCTCCGCGTTCCGCCCGCGCGTACCCCGCGATCGGGCTGTTGCAGTGCCCCTGGAGGACATGGAGGAACATCCGCTCGGCGACCGTCTCACGGTGCGTGTCCGGGTGGCCGAGGGCGCTCACGGTGTCGATGAGGCCGGCGTCGTCCTCCCGGCACTGGAGCGCGAGGACACCGGCACCGATCGGCGGCATCAGGGTGTCCACCGGAACGATCTCCGTGATGGCGTCCGCGCGGCCGATGCGGTGGAGGCCGGCGACGGCAAGGAGGAGCGCGTCCGCTTCACCGGCGGCGAGCTTCTCCAGGCGCCGGTTGGCGTTCCCGCGCATCGGTACGCACTCCACGTGCGGGTACGCGGCGGCGAGCTGGGCGATCCGGCGCACGGAGGAGGTCCCGATACGGGTACCGGGCGGGAGCCGGTCGAGGGTGAGTCCCTCCGGGTGGATCAGGGCGTCCCGGATGTCGTCGCGTTCCAGGAACGCCGCGAAGACGGTTCCGGCGGGCAGCGGACGGTCGGCCGGGACGTCCTTGACGCAGTGCACGGCGAGGTCGGCCTCGCCGGCCAGGATCGCCGCGTCCACCTCCTTGGTGAACGCGCCCTTACCCTCGACCTGGGACAGGTCTCCCATCCACTTGTCGCCGGTGGTCTTCACCGGCAGGACGGTGGTCGTGATCCCCGGGTGGAGTGCGGCGAGCTCGGCGCGGACGCGCTCCACCTGGGCGAGGGCCATCGGCGAATCGCGGGAGACGATACGGATCGGATCAGCGGGCATGCGGGCACGATACGCCCTCGGACCCCGGCGGCGGGCATCGGAGCCGGAGGCCATCGCCCGTGCGGGGCAGGGAAGTTGACCGCCTCGGTAACGTGTTCGAGGGACCCGGCGCGCCACACCCGGTGCTTCCCCGGACCGGACGGCCTGAGGCGTCGATCGATCCCGCAGCGCCTCCGAAGGCCCGCGTGCCCGGGGACCGCGGGGCGCGGCGTGCGTGCCTGCGACCGGTACTCCTGCTGGAATGGCTGCTTCGGCGGTCCCGTGGCGAGGAGGTCCGTTGCCGGAGCGTGGCGGGAGGCCCACCGGGCCCGTGGGCGGGCCCGAGGGGCTGTGGGCACGCGTCCGGGCGGCCGAGGCCGCCGTCGGGCAGATCGGAACGACCCTCGACGCGGTGACCACCTGCCAGGAACTGGCCGGTTTCCTGTCCCGGAACGTGTGCGACGCGGTCGCCGTGGATCTCCTGGCGGAGGACGGCGGTTCCCACCGCGTGGCGACGGCGGGATCCACCGGGCTGCTGACGGCAGGGGCCGACGCAGCGCCCTCGGTACGGGCGTCGGACGGCGGGCATCAGCTCTCCGAGTGGGCGGCGGTCGCGGGCGGCGTGCCCGTCCACGTCCTGTCCGTCCCGCTGCCGGACGGGGAACGGGTCCACGGCATGCTGACCGCCGTACGGGCCCGCGCGGGGTTCGGCGACCACGAGGCGGCGACGGTCCACTTCGCGGCCCGGCTGGCGGCGGTGCACCTGGGGCACGCGCGGCAGCTGGCCGCCACCGAGGACACCGTCTCGCACCTCCAGCGCGCGCTCGTGTCGGAACCGGGCCGGCCGCACCCCAACCTGGAGGTGGCCAGCCGCTACCTGCCGGCCGGCCCACGGGCGCTGGTGGGGGGCGACTGGTTCGAGACGATCCGCCTCCACTACGGCCGCACCCTGCTCGTGGTCGGAGACGTGATGGGCCACGGACTCGACGCGGCCGTGGACATGAACGCGTACCGCTCCACCCTGCGCGACGTGGCGTCGACGGACCTCGCCCCGCACCGCGTACTGCGCCAGCTCGACGTCCTGGCCGCCGGCGACGCGGCCCGCAGGCCGGCGACCTGCCTGCTCGTACGCTTCGATCCCGCGCGCGGTGTAGCGATGTTCGCCGGCGCCGGCCACCTGCCGCCGGCGGTCTTCGGGGCGGACGGCTCGGCCTCGCTGGTCGACGTCCCGGTCGGCCCGCCGCTGGGCACCGGCGTCGGCGGCTACGAAGCCGTCACGCGCGCGATCACGCCGCAGGAGACCCTGCTGATGTTCACCGACGGGCTGGTGGAACGGCGGGGCGAGGACATCGACGTCTCGCTGGCCCGGCTGGTGGGCGTGCGGCCCCCGGTGGGGGCCGGGGTGAACGCGGTGGTGGACGCCGTCGTGGAGGGCCTCGACGCCCAGCACGCGGAGGACGACGTCGCCGTACTCGCAGCCCGGGCCCGCCCCCGTCAGCCCGCGGACCCTGGAGCCACCGCCGCCGGCATGCCCGGAGGGCCGGGCGAACCTACGGTGGAACGGTGAGCCATCGCCTCGCCTGCGTCGCCCTGGCCGGCACCCTGTGTGCGACGGCGTTGTCATGCACCGGGGCACGGTCCGAGGCGCGCCACCAGGTCGCGCCCGAGCCCGAGGCGAAGACGCTGTCCGCGCACGTCACGGCCGTCCCCCCGGAGAAGCTGGGCTCCACCCACCACCCCGGCTGCCCCGTGCCGCCGGAGCGCCTGCGACTCGTCCGGATGAACCACTGGGGCTTCGACGGCACGGTGCACACCGGCGAACTGGTGGTCCACGAGGACGCGGTCGCCCCCGTCCTGCGGGCCTTCGGAAAGGCCTTCGCCGCCCGTTTCCCGATCCGCCGCATGCGGGTGATGGCCGAGTACGGCGGCAGCGACACCGAGGCGATGGCCGACGACAACACCTCCGCCTTCAACTGCCGTCCGGTCACCGGGGACCCGGGCCGGATCTCCCGGCACTCCTGGGGCGACGCCATCGACATCAACCCGGTCGAGAACCCGTACGTCGACGTCCGGGGCACCGTCCATCCCCCGAACGGTCGCACCCACCTCGACCGCGGCCGCGCCCGCCCCGGGATGATCACCCCCGATGGGGTCGTGACCCGGGCCTTCCGGGAGATCGGCTGGTACTGGGGCGGCCGCTGGACCCCTCCGGACTACCAGCACTTCTCCGAGCAGGGCGGCTAGGCCGTCTCTTTCGGATCTTGCCGGACGACCCGGGCCCGGCAAGATCCGGAAGAGACGGCCCAGGCCGTGGTCCGGTTCAGCCGCCCGGGGTGAAGGTGACCGGCAGGCTCTCCGGGCCGCGCAGTCCGCCCGGGCGCCGGCGGATCCCCTCCGGGTCCGTGGCGAGGGCGAGCCCGGAGAGCCGGCGCAGTACCGTACCGATGGCGATCTGACCCTCCAGCCGGGCCAGCGGAGCCCCCAGGCAGTAGTGGATGCCGTGCCCGAACGCGAGGTGGGCGTTGTCCTGGCGGGTGATGTCGAGGCGGTCCGGGTCGGCGAACCGCTTCGGGTCGCGGTCGGCGACGGCCGAGCCGATCAGTACGGTCGCGCCGCGCGGGACGGCAACCCCGGCGATCTCGATGTCCTCGCGCGCGAACCGCGCGATGCCGGGGCTCACCGGGCCGTCGTAGCGGAGGAACTCCTCGATCGCACCGGGCAGCAGCCCGGGGTCGGAACGCAGCAGGTCCAGCTGGCCCGGGTGGGCCAGCAGCGTGGCGATGCCGGTGCCGATCAGGTTGACCGTGGTGATGTAGCCGGCGACCAGCAGCAGGAACACCATGGCGATCAACTCGTCCTCGCTCAGCCGCTGCTGCGCGTCGCGGGCGGTGACGAGGCCGCTGAGCAGGTCGTCGCCGGGGTGCGCCCGTTTGGCGTGGATGAGCCCGGTCACGTAGGCGCGCATGTGCTGCCAGGCCTCGTTCACCACGGCGGGGTCCGGGGGCTCCGCTCCCCGCCTGAGCATCCGGTCGGTCCAGTGCTGGAAGTCGCGGCGCTCGTCCACCGGGACCCCGAGCAGTTCGCTGATCACCGTGACCGGGAGCGGAAGCGCGAAGTCGGCGACCAGGTCGGCGTGTCCGGCCGGGACGACCGCATCCAGCAGGCCGTCGGTGATGGCCTGGATCCGTGGCCGCATCTCCGCCACGCGGCGGGCGGTGAACGCCTTGGAGACCAGACGGCGCAGGCGGGTGTGGTCGGGCGG
Proteins encoded in this window:
- the rox gene encoding rifampin monooxygenase; translated protein: MIDVIVAGGGPTGLMLACELRLHGVQVLVLEKEMEPTPYVRALGLHVRSIEVMAQRGLLDRFLAHGRRYEVGGFFAGLGTSWPDGMDTAHSYVLGIPQTITDRLLAERAAELGAEVRRGCELVGLSQDEEGVSVELADGTRLRSRHLVGCDGGRSTVRKLLGVGFPGEPSRVETLLGEMELTAEPETLAAVMAEVRKTQLRFGAAPFGNGVYRVVVPAEGVAADRAVPPTFEEFKQRLRAVGGTDFGVHSPRWLSRFGDATRQAERYRVGRVLLAGDAAHIHPPTGGQGLNLGVQDAFNLGWKLAAEVGGWAPEGLLDSYESERHPVAAAVLDNTRAQMELMSTEPGAQAVRRLLSELMEFENVNRYLIEKITAIGLRYDFGEGHELLGRRMRDIVLKRGSLYELMHGGRGVLLDQTGRLSVAGWADRVDHVVDVSEELEVPAVLLRPDGHVAWVGDDQQDLTDRLPTWFGAATD
- a CDS encoding AraC family transcriptional regulator, yielding MCLEELRTLLARHARPDWTTAVDGVLISKVDRPDPPAPSMSGTVLAVIAQGAKRLALGERVYEYGAGQYLVASVDLPVTGQFTQAAPDRPALGFGLVLEPSAVAELLLRAGPGDTPRSGSGAAPSGIAVSDAPPALLDAVVRLLRLLDEPRDRAVLAPLVKREILWRVITGEQGAAVRQLGLADSGLSHVSRAVRWIREHYAEPFRVEDVARLSGMSVSAFYRHFQAVTAMSPIQFQKQIRLQEARLLLATHPGDVTGVGHRVGYDNPSQFSREYRRQFGAPPSRDAARLRNTVRAPTPVGALP
- a CDS encoding SDR family oxidoreductase translates to MKTVLITGTSSGYGRETARYFHAQGWNVIATMRTPRTGVLPESDRLRVVELDVTDPGSISAALDVAGPVDVLVNNAGVPSIGVFEGTPMARVREVFETNTFGVMAMTQAVLPRFRERGSGVVVNVTSSVVLGHMPLSAVYKASKMAVEGFTASLALELAPFGVQAKTVEPGACLTTNFAHRATHGESPDALVPAPYAAFAKKVMEEFTGQDVYTRESDVAETVWRAAHDTTGRLRFPAGADAVRLAQAK
- the hemC gene encoding hydroxymethylbilane synthase; this translates as MPADPIRIVSRDSPMALAQVERVRAELAALHPGITTTVLPVKTTGDKWMGDLSQVEGKGAFTKEVDAAILAGEADLAVHCVKDVPADRPLPAGTVFAAFLERDDIRDALIHPEGLTLDRLPPGTRIGTSSVRRIAQLAAAYPHVECVPMRGNANRRLEKLAAGEADALLLAVAGLHRIGRADAITEIVPVDTLMPPIGAGVLALQCREDDAGLIDTVSALGHPDTHRETVAERMFLHVLQGHCNSPIAGYARAERGGDLSLRACVFSPDGKEVLNAHEWAGRLDPATLGTSVAVALLRQGARELIDSIPH
- a CDS encoding PP2C family protein-serine/threonine phosphatase, whose protein sequence is MPERGGRPTGPVGGPEGLWARVRAAEAAVGQIGTTLDAVTTCQELAGFLSRNVCDAVAVDLLAEDGGSHRVATAGSTGLLTAGADAAPSVRASDGGHQLSEWAAVAGGVPVHVLSVPLPDGERVHGMLTAVRARAGFGDHEAATVHFAARLAAVHLGHARQLAATEDTVSHLQRALVSEPGRPHPNLEVASRYLPAGPRALVGGDWFETIRLHYGRTLLVVGDVMGHGLDAAVDMNAYRSTLRDVASTDLAPHRVLRQLDVLAAGDAARRPATCLLVRFDPARGVAMFAGAGHLPPAVFGADGSASLVDVPVGPPLGTGVGGYEAVTRAITPQETLLMFTDGLVERRGEDIDVSLARLVGVRPPVGAGVNAVVDAVVEGLDAQHAEDDVAVLAARARPRQPADPGATAAGMPGGPGEPTVER
- a CDS encoding M15 family metallopeptidase, which produces MSHRLACVALAGTLCATALSCTGARSEARHQVAPEPEAKTLSAHVTAVPPEKLGSTHHPGCPVPPERLRLVRMNHWGFDGTVHTGELVVHEDAVAPVLRAFGKAFAARFPIRRMRVMAEYGGSDTEAMADDNTSAFNCRPVTGDPGRISRHSWGDAIDINPVENPYVDVRGTVHPPNGRTHLDRGRARPGMITPDGVVTRAFREIGWYWGGRWTPPDYQHFSEQGG
- a CDS encoding cytochrome P450 family protein; this translates as MSEQQPTLLPYADPAFVADPFPLYQQLREDGPVRRVVVAGGLDAWLVTRYEDGLAALSDSRLSSDVRDASDSRILRQLPETERDSMLSNMLRSDPPDHTRLRRLVSKAFTARRVAEMRPRIQAITDGLLDAVVPAGHADLVADFALPLPVTVISELLGVPVDERRDFQHWTDRMLRRGAEPPDPAVVNEAWQHMRAYVTGLIHAKRAHPGDDLLSGLVTARDAQQRLSEDELIAMVFLLLVAGYITTVNLIGTGIATLLAHPGQLDLLRSDPGLLPGAIEEFLRYDGPVSPGIARFAREDIEIAGVAVPRGATVLIGSAVADRDPKRFADPDRLDITRQDNAHLAFGHGIHYCLGAPLARLEGQIAIGTVLRRLSGLALATDPEGIRRRPGGLRGPESLPVTFTPGG